TATTTAAAGGAGAAAAATATGGAAAACGCGTCATTACCACTGGTTACTCCGGGTGAATTGATGGCTCAGATAACACCATCGGCCACATCTCTTGCCACCATAAAAAAGGGAAGAGCCGATATTGGTGATATTCTTGATGGCAAGGATAATCGGCTGCTTTTAATTGTGGGGCCCTGTTCTGTACATGATCCTGACGGTGTTATCGATTACGCCACACGGCTTAATGACTTACGACTGAAAACCCAGGATCGTTTGATGATTGTGATGCGTCTCTATTTTGAGAAACCACGATCTGTTCTGGGCTGGAAAGGTCTTGTAATGGATCCTGACATGGATGATACATGCGATATAGCAAAGGGGCTAAAGGTTGCACGAAATCTGCTTAATAAGATCACTTCCATGGGGCTTGCCTGTGGTATGGAGATGCTTGATCCAATCATTTATAACTATCTTGGCGATATGTTAAGCTGGGCTGCAATCGGTGCCCGTACATCCGAATCACAAATTCATCGCCAGGCAGCAAGTGGTATGGAGATACCAGTTGGTTTCAAAAACAGTACTGATGGAACCATTGATTCGGCTGTAAGTGCAATAAAATCATCCTCGCATTCCCATTGCTACCCCGGAATCGATACATCAGGGAGGGTCTGTTTTAAACGTACCTCAGGAAATCCTCACGGGCATCTGATTTTGCGGGGCGGGCGGCATGGTTCTAACTACGATCCTCACTTCTGTGCCCGTACCTACGATGCACTGAGAAATGAAAATCTACCAGAATCGGTAATTGTTGATTGCAGTCATATGAACAGCAGAAAAGTACACGATAATCAGTTAGGTGTGTGGAAAGAGGTTTTGAAACGAAGGCATAGCGGGGAAGAAAACCTCAAGGGACTTATGGTTGAGAGTTATT
The sequence above is a segment of the Chitinispirillales bacterium ANBcel5 genome. Coding sequences within it:
- a CDS encoding 3-deoxy-7-phosphoheptulonate synthase gives rise to the protein MENASLPLVTPGELMAQITPSATSLATIKKGRADIGDILDGKDNRLLLIVGPCSVHDPDGVIDYATRLNDLRLKTQDRLMIVMRLYFEKPRSVLGWKGLVMDPDMDDTCDIAKGLKVARNLLNKITSMGLACGMEMLDPIIYNYLGDMLSWAAIGARTSESQIHRQAASGMEIPVGFKNSTDGTIDSAVSAIKSSSHSHCYPGIDTSGRVCFKRTSGNPHGHLILRGGRHGSNYDPHFCARTYDALRNENLPESVIVDCSHMNSRKVHDNQLGVWKEVLKRRHSGEENLKGLMVESYLHEGNQSLTEKGKLKYGVSVTDPCVGWEKTVELIDWTCDLLKDSFL